The genomic region AGACACTATTGTGACATGTCCACAAGAAAAACTGTTCAAGATGACAAAAGTGCGCATACGACTTTATTCGACAAATTCTTGGAACCTCTTGCGGTACTCTTGCGGCGTGATGCCCGTTATCTTCTTGAACAGCTTGGCAAAATGGGAAAAGTGAGAATAGCCCACTGCCTCCGCCACTGAGCTGATCTTGTCATTCGACTCGGCCAGCAGCTGCTTCGCTTGCTCCATTCTGACGGTTTGAATATACTCAGACAGCGATACGCCGGTTTCTTTCTTGAACAGCCGCGACACATACGCAGGGTTCAAATAAACGAGCGCAGCCAGGTCCTCCCGATTCAGCTCCTCATTCAGATGTGTCTGGATATAATGCTGAATCTTGGCAATGACGGCCGACACATCCTTTAACTTAGAACCGGTCGTCTCCACAGCCGCATTGACCACGCGGGTCGCCCAGGTCCGCAAGTGATGGTAACTGCGCGTCACCGCCCCCATATCCATCATTTCCGGCGCGGTGAAGATTTCGTTAACGGAGAGGCCTTTTTTGTGCGCAAAAAGATAGACCATATTCATAAATCCAAAAAAGAAAGCGGCCAGCGATTCCTGTCCCACCTCTTCCTTCTGCATGCTGTCAAGCTTCTCTTCGATTCTCGTCAGCAGCTCGTCCTTCTTGCCTGCCTCGAACAGGACGAGCCAATCGGTGAAGGAAGGCGGGGGCAGCATGCTGTCAGCCGAGCCTCTGACATCTTGCTGCAGGAACACTTCGTTCATTAGTTTCAAGTTGCTCCGCTCCATCTCCAGCAAGCGGTTCAACGATTGCTGGAGCCCGCCGATTTGCGCCTCGTCTCCGATGTAGCAGGACAGGGAGCAGTAGAAATAGCGATTGCATGCCTGCACATATTCCTTGCAGCGGGCAAT from Xylanibacillus composti harbors:
- a CDS encoding response regulator transcription factor; this encodes MYRLLVVDDELFAIKGITQGIEWSDLQIESVMEAMDVDEAKQILGSERVDVLISDIEMPGENGLELLEWLQTHSPNTETIFLTGHANFSYAQRAIHLGSFDYVLKPVDHDQLKETVRKALELIREERELLDFHETYKMYYQQWTQQLPALVERFWQDVLAGRMPLSPQRLQASLDMYEIPLSLDGHILPVLISVEEWKEELSTRDEEIMEYALRKAAAEIILQEGPGAVIQDRGDYNLALIYLAPGESLDRTSIIARCKEYVQACNRYFYCSLSCYIGDEAQIGGLQQSLNRLLEMERSNLKLMNEVFLQQDVRGSADSMLPPPSFTDWLVLFEAGKKDELLTRIEEKLDSMQKEEVGQESLAAFFFGFMNMVYLFAHKKGLSVNEIFTAPEMMDMGAVTRSYHHLRTWATRVVNAAVETTGSKLKDVSAVIAKIQHYIQTHLNEELNREDLAALVYLNPAYVSRLFKKETGVSLSEYIQTVRMEQAKQLLAESNDKISSVAEAVGYSHFSHFAKLFKKITGITPQEYRKRFQEFVE